The following are encoded in a window of Halosimplex halophilum genomic DNA:
- a CDS encoding FAD-dependent oxidoreductase, producing the protein MSDAGEGGADATGGPAASGESVDADAVVVGCGPAGAAAGVFLARYGLDTVVFDRGTASLDRCAFLGNYPGFPAGIDVETFQGLLRDHAREAGCRLVEDLVESVERATDADGPDAAPPDGPLAVSTQDGRRVVAERVVAATRYTGEYLRPLGGDAMFETHEHDGEEHEHFDPDYSDEDGRTPVDGLYVASPAGQRDVQAVVAAGRGAHVARTLLEDRRVDRGYPRDLARHYDWLRPDSEFEGEWGDRERWREWFDERVPDDHDAGDERLADLREAYVDDAFDTRRSADEVADLTDRAHRRLLDHLDDDAVLDRAAEIEAERAETTEPDGEGQ; encoded by the coding sequence ATGAGCGACGCGGGCGAGGGCGGTGCGGACGCGACCGGCGGACCGGCGGCCAGCGGCGAGTCCGTGGACGCGGACGCGGTCGTCGTCGGCTGCGGCCCGGCCGGCGCCGCGGCGGGCGTGTTCCTCGCCCGCTACGGGCTCGACACCGTCGTCTTCGACCGCGGAACCGCGTCGCTCGACCGCTGCGCGTTCCTCGGCAATTACCCCGGCTTCCCGGCCGGTATCGACGTCGAGACGTTCCAGGGGTTGCTCCGCGACCACGCCCGGGAGGCCGGCTGCCGACTGGTCGAGGACCTCGTCGAGTCGGTCGAGCGGGCGACCGACGCGGACGGCCCGGACGCGGCCCCGCCGGACGGTCCCCTGGCCGTCTCGACACAGGACGGCCGTCGCGTCGTCGCCGAGCGGGTGGTCGCGGCGACGCGCTACACCGGCGAGTACCTCCGGCCGCTCGGCGGCGACGCGATGTTCGAGACCCACGAGCACGACGGGGAGGAACACGAACACTTCGACCCCGACTATTCGGACGAGGACGGCCGGACGCCGGTCGACGGGCTCTACGTCGCCTCGCCCGCGGGCCAGCGCGACGTGCAGGCGGTCGTCGCCGCGGGGCGGGGCGCCCACGTCGCGCGGACGCTCCTCGAAGACCGCCGCGTCGACCGGGGGTACCCCCGCGACCTCGCCCGCCACTACGACTGGCTGCGGCCCGACAGCGAGTTCGAGGGCGAGTGGGGCGACCGCGAGCGCTGGCGCGAGTGGTTCGACGAGCGGGTCCCCGACGACCACGACGCGGGCGACGAGCGCCTCGCCGACCTGCGCGAGGCGTACGTCGACGACGCCTTCGACACCCGCCGGAGCGCCGACGAGGTCGCCGACCTGACCGACCGCGCCCACCGCCGGCTCCTCGACCACCTCGACGACGACGCGGTGCTCGACCGCGCCGCCGAGATCGAGGCCGAACGCGCCGAGACGACCGAGCCGGACGGGGAGGGGCAGTGA
- a CDS encoding ABC transporter substrate-binding protein: MADSDSDATRRTYLAAAAAVLGGGGLAGCASDGGSTDTPADDAGATDEPTATPTDTPTPAESSGTETPSGTRSAVETPYSVSIEPMGSVEFDAVPETWVANNGSWADMGIALGLEPPEGVWLKNRYHTDYYDSIPGVSVDKSDMVSLYQDGGVGKELFYELDADVHVMDPNFLMNRFKGWEQSDVDEIAAEIAPLFGNCIYAQHYPWHSDYRYYTLFEAFEKLAQVFKRTDRYEAFEAVHDDFQSNLAPVVPNQGSRPEVAVLWGVGNEPVEYYPYIIGEGTGFKHLRDLRVRDALASTDIKDFHGSRAAIDLETLLKVDPEVMLLRGYEAMSASEFRDTVVSFLEDHQTASTLTAVENGDVYRAGGLYQGPITSMVLTERTASQLYGADAELFDRERVAEIVAGDL, translated from the coding sequence ATGGCAGACTCCGATTCCGACGCGACGCGCAGAACGTATCTGGCCGCGGCGGCCGCCGTCCTCGGTGGCGGCGGCCTCGCGGGCTGTGCCAGCGACGGCGGATCGACCGACACGCCGGCCGACGACGCCGGCGCGACCGACGAGCCCACCGCGACGCCCACCGACACGCCGACACCGGCCGAGTCGTCCGGGACGGAGACGCCGTCGGGGACCCGATCGGCCGTCGAGACGCCCTACTCGGTGTCGATCGAACCGATGGGGAGCGTCGAGTTCGACGCCGTCCCCGAGACCTGGGTCGCCAACAACGGCTCGTGGGCCGACATGGGGATCGCCCTGGGCCTCGAACCGCCGGAGGGCGTCTGGCTGAAGAACCGCTACCACACCGACTACTACGACTCGATCCCGGGGGTCAGCGTCGACAAGAGCGACATGGTGTCGCTCTACCAGGACGGCGGCGTCGGCAAGGAGCTGTTCTACGAACTCGACGCCGACGTGCACGTCATGGACCCGAACTTCCTGATGAACCGCTTCAAGGGGTGGGAACAGTCCGACGTGGACGAGATCGCCGCGGAGATCGCGCCGCTGTTCGGCAACTGCATCTACGCCCAGCACTACCCCTGGCACTCCGATTACCGCTACTACACCCTCTTCGAGGCGTTCGAGAAGCTCGCGCAGGTGTTCAAGCGGACCGACCGCTACGAGGCCTTCGAGGCCGTCCACGACGACTTCCAGTCGAACCTCGCCCCCGTCGTCCCCAACCAGGGGAGCCGCCCCGAGGTCGCCGTCCTCTGGGGCGTCGGCAACGAGCCCGTCGAGTACTACCCGTACATCATCGGGGAGGGGACCGGCTTCAAGCACCTCCGGGACCTCCGCGTGCGGGACGCGCTCGCCAGCACGGACATCAAGGACTTCCACGGCTCGCGGGCGGCCATCGACCTGGAGACGCTGCTGAAGGTCGACCCCGAGGTGATGCTGCTCCGCGGCTACGAGGCCATGTCCGCCTCGGAGTTCCGGGACACCGTGGTCTCGTTCCTCGAAGACCACCAGACCGCGAGCACGCTCACGGCCGTCGAGAACGGCGATGTCTACCGCGCGGGCGGCCTCTACCAGGGCCCGATCACCAGCATGGTGCTGACCGAGCGGACCGCGAGCCAGCTCTACGGCGCCGACGCGGAGCTGTTCGACCGCGAGCGCGTCGCGGAGATCGTCGCGGGTGACCTGTAG
- a CDS encoding aminopeptidase, with translation MDERVREHAETLVDWSARVEAGDDVVVSVDEGAHDLAVAVAEVLGERGANVVTVYASEEVQRAYLRAHDGEFDEDPIHELSLYENADSVLSLGGGRNTAAMADVPGERTQRHGRARRGVREARLDTDWVSTVHPTRSLAQQAGMAYAEYAEFVYDATLRDWEALAAEMAQLKDILDDGEEVRVVNEGTDLTLFIDGRTAVNSAASVAYDSHNLPSGEVFTAPYDTAGVVTFDVPMTIRGRDVRDVKLTFKDGVVVDWEAAQGEDVIDEIIQTDGGSRQLGELGVGMNRGIDRPTGRILFDEKMAGTVHLALGRAYDANLPEGESGNDSAVHVDLITDMTGDSRLEVDGEVIQRDGIFRWEDGFEG, from the coding sequence ATGGACGAACGCGTACGCGAACACGCGGAGACGCTGGTCGACTGGAGCGCGCGGGTCGAGGCGGGCGACGACGTGGTCGTCAGCGTCGACGAGGGCGCACACGACCTCGCGGTCGCCGTCGCGGAGGTGCTGGGTGAGCGCGGCGCGAACGTGGTGACCGTCTACGCCTCAGAGGAGGTCCAGCGGGCCTATCTCCGCGCCCACGACGGCGAGTTCGACGAGGATCCGATACACGAGTTATCGCTATACGAAAACGCCGACAGCGTGCTCTCGCTGGGCGGCGGCCGCAACACGGCGGCGATGGCCGACGTGCCCGGCGAGCGCACCCAGCGCCACGGCCGCGCGCGCCGGGGGGTCAGGGAGGCCCGCCTCGACACGGACTGGGTCTCGACGGTCCACCCCACCCGCTCGCTCGCACAGCAGGCCGGCATGGCCTACGCGGAGTACGCCGAGTTCGTCTACGACGCCACCCTGCGCGACTGGGAGGCGCTCGCCGCGGAGATGGCCCAGTTGAAGGACATCCTCGACGACGGCGAGGAGGTCCGGGTCGTCAACGAGGGGACCGACCTCACCCTCTTCATCGACGGCCGCACCGCCGTCAACTCCGCCGCCAGCGTCGCCTACGACTCGCACAACCTCCCTTCCGGCGAGGTGTTCACCGCACCGTACGACACCGCCGGCGTCGTCACCTTCGACGTGCCGATGACGATCCGCGGCCGCGACGTGCGCGACGTGAAGCTCACGTTCAAGGACGGCGTCGTCGTCGACTGGGAGGCCGCGCAGGGCGAGGACGTGATCGACGAAATCATCCAGACCGACGGCGGCTCCCGACAGCTGGGCGAACTCGGGGTCGGGATGAACCGCGGCATCGACCGCCCGACCGGGCGGATCCTCTTCGACGAGAAGATGGCCGGCACGGTGCACCTGGCGCTCGGCCGCGCCTACGACGCCAACCTCCCCGAGGGGGAGTCCGGCAACGACTCGGCGGTCCACGTCGACCTCATCACCGACATGACCGGCGACTCCCGGCTGGAGGTCGACGGCGAGGTGATCCAGCGCGATGGTATTTTCAGGTGGGAGGATGGGTTCGAAGGCTGA